One genomic region from Oncorhynchus clarkii lewisi isolate Uvic-CL-2024 unplaced genomic scaffold, UVic_Ocla_1.0 unplaced_contig_10912_pilon_pilon, whole genome shotgun sequence encodes:
- the LOC139396938 gene encoding glucoside xylosyltransferase 1-like, producing MRRYIRAFLVCMLFAVFSALYVYSKLFYSDLSVGGGGGLGEKTFLHRAAASKRSDIGQETRRGPDEAEPGDQHWYIMRKAEGRVRTAAAMHLAVVACGQRLQETLTMLKSAVMLSIKPLCLHIFAEDQLHASFIEALESWPGSFRSRFNYTLYPITFPRENAGEWKKLFKPCASQRLFLPLILKEVDSLVYVDSDILFLQPVDALWSLLAHFNATQLAAMAPEHEEPRIAWYSRFARHPYYGRTGINSGVMLMNMTRIRATYFKNDMTSVGLRWEELLMPLLQKYKLNMTWGDQDLLNIIFHHNPECLLEVPCHWNYRPDHCIYGSNCGSAEEEGIFILHGNRGVYHDLKQPAFRAVYDAIRQYSFREDPVSSLLVPLKEQLLKTTRSYCGKSHVLFTKRLAHSLANVNRDAQPPHGW from the exons ATGCGGCGTTACATTCGTGCATTCCTCGTGTGCATGTTGTTTGCCGTGTTCTCGGCCTTGTACGTGTATAGTAAACTATTTTATTCAGATCTGTCggtcggaggaggaggaggactgggTGAGAAGACTTTCCTCCATCGAGCCGCGGCCTCTAAGCGAAGCGACATTGGACAAGAAACCAGGCGAGGCCCAGACGAAGCAGAACCAGGCGATCAACACTG GTACATCATGAGGAAAGCAGAGGGCCGTGTGAGGACGGCTGCAGCCATGCACCTGGCTGTCGTGGCCTGCGGACAGAGACTACAGGAGACTCTCACCATGCTGAAGTCTGCTGTTATGCTCAGCATCAAACCACTGTGCCTACACATCTTCGCTGAAGACCAGCTGCACGCCAGCTTTATAGAGGCT TTAGAGTCGTGGCCAGGTTCGTTCCGCTCCAGGTTTAACTACACTCTGTATCCCATCACCTTCCCCCGTGAGAATGCTGGAGAGTGGAAGAAGCTCTTCAAACCATGTGCTTCTCAGAGACTATTCCTACCT CTCATCCTAAAGGAGGTGGATTCTCTAGTCTACGTGGACTCGGACATCTTGTTCCTCCAGCCTGTAGACGCTCTGTGGTCCCTGCTAGCTCACTTCAACGCTACCCAGCTGGCCGCCATGGCGCCGGAGCACGAGGAGCCACGCATCGCCTGGTACAGCCGCTTCGCCCGCCACCCCTACTATGGCAGGACGGGCATCAACTCTGGAGTCATGCTCATGAACATGACACGCATCAGGGCCACATACTTCAAG AATGACATGACGTCAGTGGGTCTGAGGTGGGAGGAGCTGCTGATGCCCCTGCTGCAGAAATATAAACTAAACATGACCTGGGGAGACCAGGACCTGCTCAACATCATCTTCCATCACAACCCTG agtGTCTGTTGGAAGTCCCCTGCCACTGGAACTACCGTCCAGACCACTGTATCTACGGCAGTAACTGTGGCTCCGCGGAGGAGGAGGGTATCTTTATCCTGCACGGGAACAGAGGAGTGTACCATGACCTCAAACAGCCTGCCTTCAGGGCCGTCTACGACGCCATACGACAG TACTCATTTAGGGAGGATCCTGTGAGCTCCCTGCTGGTCCCACTGAAAGAACAGCTGTTGAAGACGACCCGTTCATACTGTGGTAAATCACATGTTCTGTTTACTAAGAGACTGGCTCACAGCCTGGCCAACGTCAACAGAGATGCTCAGCCTCCACATGGATGGTAG